From the genome of Maniola jurtina chromosome 26, ilManJurt1.1, whole genome shotgun sequence:
CCATATGgaactctctattccctcactctcataaaGTTCGTTATTTCCGACAATATGAGGGAGCACACGATGACTCACGACATTAAGAAATACAAGGGCATCCTCGAGAACTTCAGGCGGAGGAATAACAAGTGTCAAATTGACTTTTACAGGTAATTCATGCCCGTATGGAACACTCTATTCCTTCACTTTCATATAGTTCGTTATTTCCGACAATATGAGAGAACACACGATGACTCACGACGTTGGGAAATGCAAGGGTATCTTTGAGGACTTCAGGTGGAGCAACTAGAAGTGTCAAATTGACTTTTATaggtaactagccgatgcccgcgacttcgcccgcgtggatttaggtatttcaaaatcccgcgggaactctttgattttccggggcaaaaagtagcctatgtgctaatccaggatattatctatctccattccaaatttcagccaaatccgtccagtagtttttgcgtgaaggagtaacaaacatacacacacacacacacacacacacacacacacacatacaaactttcacctttataatattagtgtgattaatgcCCTTCTCCAGATGTATAAAGCTCAAGCACTCAAAGCACTCTATTCCAtcactctcatagtccaatGGGACGGCAATCTGGTATGACTGAAGACAAATCAGGAGCAGGACTGACAGCtgtacgtgctctccgaggtaTCGTGTTGTATCAcgtgtcagtcagttagttttccACAGGCACGGAGGCCAAATACGGACCTCCACAGTCGGTCACctatccagttaccgacttgggtcaacgttgcttaacaatcgcaatcaatTAATATGCATTGGCACGTTCGACGACTAGTCCAGAGGTCTCCAAATTTTGAAGCCTTAGGGCCATAATGATTTTGACAGTATGTTCCAAGGGccaaaaaagtttaaatttttctgCCCTTAACTATAGGTACTTCTAGCTAGACTAGTGGCAAAGTACGCGACCTACGCAAATATACGCtttttttgaatttcaataACTTCaattacttaagagggctctctccatcactcgtttcatacaatcgtagttccaatttcatttgaatattaagcaaccaaagtccatgaaattttgcagacatattctagaaactatatctgtgcctgtggtgttttagatttttctaaaaatatgtagttttaaaattacaggggctcaaagatttgtatgtaaatttttaagaccgcgttactttgaaaccgaatgttttaacagaaatctggaaaaccccagacatagatattagtttctagaatatgtctgcaaaatttcatggacggttgcttaatattcaaatgaaattggaactacgattgtatgaaatgagtgacggagagagccctgttaatgttatTTACTAGTTATTAATATGCTTATGCATTATATTTCAGTTATGTTTTCTGCGTCATCATTTCTGTTGATAAGTTTTACCTTGCGAGTAAATAAAACCGAGGAGGTAATTAACATTATGTGTTTTCTTCTTCAACTTATCACAGCAATAGTAACAGCAATAAGAAATTGGCTGTCGCGGGCCAGATTGGTGACACTAGTTTTAAGCTGTCGCGGGCCGGATTGATGGCACTGGCGGGCCGGAATTGGCCCGCGGGCCGTAGTTTGGAGaccccttttttttttgttgacgctggggaatgcatttacgcatcccccccggaagctagccagccagccgtgaggcagccagccagctgagggagggtatgtgggactcgccggccgagaggcgaccggaatacccactaaaccccagcggcgctactgcgcgtcgcctggcgactgggtcacgggaacgtcGAAGCATAcaaccgcaacccagccagcgactTCTGCCGAGGCAGATCCTCCACCAGGGACctactcggtccccaccaccgcacctccgggacgcaccaacgaagtgcgtccccccaCCCCGGGAGGTGCACGTCGCCCGCATCCCATTCTTCGCTTCGTCCAGTTCTtcgtgccctctgctagtcagagggacacgcggagaaacctcccccccctgccaggtcattagccatagccaacaatttggactagactatcacggctatacaaataaagttatttctattctattccacaGAATCGACTGTCGGTTATGCGATGAAAAAATAAACGACCTGAACACATTCCAAAACCACATTACTCAAGTGCACGACAAGAAGTTCTACACAACAACATCCGAAGACGATATCATCATACTGAAGTACTGTTTAACCAACGAGAACATAAAATGTATGGAGTGCAACGATGTCTTCACAACGTTTCATCCGTTGAGACTTCACATGGCTGAACACTTTGGGACGTGTGTGTGCCACATATGTGGGACGCATTACTTCGAAGACCGTTGCCTGAAGGCCCATTTGAAAAGCCATAAACCCTCCGAAGGTATATATACATGTCCCCAGTGTGGTAAAACGTTTAAATGTAAATACAACATGACCATACATATTGCCCGGTTCCATACAAAAGAGGATGTGTTCCTATGCACTCAGTGCGATGAATCCTTCTTCTCTAACGCGTTGAGGCACAAGCATATGATCGAAGTGCATAAAGAGGACTTTCTGTTCAAATGTAAGGACTGCGACAAAGTGTATCAGAGCAGGAAACAGTTGAGGGAACATACGAGGAGTGCTCATCTGAAGATTTTCAAACATCTTTGTCATGTATGCAATAGGAggtatggtatttttttttttttttattcactatagacaagcgcttgaccacaatcacacctgatggaaagtgatgatgtggtctaagatgggacccGTTTAcatagaaggtgcctattcgctcttgttttaaagatacccagattgtaattggtaggaaacacagtatatatatatgtatatataaatatatatatatacctatatacacatatatatatatgtgtAGGATGGAAGTGCATAAAGAGGACTTTCTGTTCAAATGTAAAGACTGCAATAAAGTGTATTAGAGCAGGAAACAGTTGAGGGAACATACGAGGAGTGCCCATTTGAAGATTTTCAAACATCTTTGTCATGTATGCAATAGGAggtatggtattttttttttttattcactatagacaagcgcttgaccacaatcacacctgatggaaagtgatgatgtggtctaagatgggacgcgtttacatagaaggtgcctattcgctcttgttttaaagatacccagattgtaattggtaggaaacacagtatatatatatgtatatataaatatatatatatacctatatacacatatatatatatgtgtAGGATGGAAGTGCATAAAGAGGACTTTCTGTTCAAATGTAAAGACTGCAATAAAGTGTATTAGAGCAGGAAACAGTTGAGGGAACATACGAGGAGTGCCCATTTGAAGATTTTCAAACATCTTTGTCATGTATGCAATAGGAGGTATGGTATAGTctagattttaattatttttcacggttctgtacctcaaaaggaaaaaaagaacccttataggaccgtatcatatgaaagggctttacctgtacattctaaaacagacctttatttattttcatgtaatagtttattacagaaacagatttatttttatgggtaatagtttttgatttatcgttcaaaatgtccgtaaaaatacccgagtacggaaccctccgtgcgcgagtctgactcgcacttggccctttttttgtttcatgtgcaataaagttttctatctactTATAGTTTTATTTCATTCCAGGTTTTATCTACCTGGTCAGTTAAAGGAGCATATGACAATCCACACCGGGGAAAGGAACTTCCGATGTGAACGGTGTGCGAAGAGCTATCCCAGGTTGAAGGCGTTGAAGGTCCACATGCAATCACACAGTGCGGAGAAGAAGTACAAGTGTGGCCTGTGCTCA
Proteins encoded in this window:
- the LOC123878781 gene encoding gastrula zinc finger protein XlCGF26.1-like isoform X5; its protein translation is MLQCEEKLLTSFVQLQEDKKPIEIKEEKKPIKVELDLEVSGKAEDDSMSDHDYNDMDTTVTISREPSCEDVKKKTRPIRQVKNTPKPKLPTVKRKSSRVKSKKITTGKVKRENGTDKKPIDIHKMLDLIMKSNSEKDKSLLNAVTIVENSYACPFNAFFNNYLCIYCRQKFVDPDKLREHTMTHDIKKYKGILENFRRRNNKCQIDFYRIDCRLCDEKINDLNTFQNHITQVHDKKFYTTTSEDDIIILKYCLTNENIKCMECNDVFTTFHPLRLHMAEHFGTCVCHICGTHYFEDRCLKAHLKSHKPSEGIYTCPQCGKTFKCKYNMTIHIARFHTKEDVFLCTQCDESFFSNALRHKHMIEVHKEDFLFKCKDCDKVYQSRKQLREHTRSAHLKIFKHLCHVCNRRFYLPGQLKEHMTIHTGERNFRCERCAKSYPRLKALKVHMQSHSAEKKYKCGLCSASYSQNVCLKNHVKRQHPTLHNMEDSYQ
- the LOC123878781 gene encoding gastrula zinc finger protein XlCGF26.1-like isoform X6, whose product is MSDHDYNDMDTTVTISREPSCEDVKKKTRPIRQVKNTPKPKLPTVKRKSSRVKSKKITTGKVKRENGTDKKPIDIHKMLDLIMKSNSEKDKSLLNAVTIVENSYACPFNAFFNNYLCIYCRQKFVDPDKLREHTMTHDIKKYKGILENFRRRNNKCQIDFYRIDCRLCDEKINDLNTFQNHITQVHDKKFYTTTSEDDIIILKYCLTNENIKCMECNDVFTTFHPLRLHMAEHFGTCVCHICGTHYFEDRCLKAHLKSHKPSEGIYTCPQCGKTFKCKYNMTIHIARFHTKEDVFLCTQCDESFFSNALRHKHMIEVHKEDFLFKCKDCDKVYQSRKQLREHTRSAHLKIFKHLCHVCNRRFYLPGQLKEHMTIHTGERNFRCERCAKSYPRLKALKVHMQSHSAEKKYKCGLCSASYSQNVCLKNHVKRQHPTLHNMEDSYQ